The genomic segment TGGTGCCAAAGAATTTACTACATATAATGAAGGAGTTCAAACTAACATTGAAAATCAGACTGATATACGGTGTGACTTACAGGAGTCAGTCTGCACCTGCTTTAGCAATACCTACATTTTGAATTGCGAAATCAAATCAGCCCAAGTAGGGCAGATACCAGCCACAGAATAGAATCATAGATTGTGCCCTTCAAACTGAGCACTCTAAATTCTTCAACAACCAACTTATTCAATGTGTCCATAAAAGCATCTTCTTTTCAATTATCTAAAATTTTGAAAGCCTTTTCTCTAGCAAACCTCCACTTCAACAGCTTGACCATTATTTGAATCACACGGTACCCTTTATGCCTTCTAAACAAACAAAGACAGctatcaaacataaaaatttgtCAAAAACTAAGGATCCAATAAAAATCAGAATCCATTCTCGAATATACATCTATTTTTCAAAAGGGCAAGTAAATATCTAGAATTCATTCAACGAAGTGATCGAAAGTAAACTTTTTAACATCAAATTCCATTTTATATCCGTTCTCTTTCAACAAATTTTGTATTATGACCCATCAATTCAAGAATTACAAAAAACGAAAGACCTGGGGATGGTTGAGAAGGTAACTAACTAGTCATCGCCATCATTTCGAGACTTGGGCTTGCGATATTTCTCTTCAACGAGCTTAGCCATGAAAAGTCCAGTGGTGGCAAGCTTCTTGATGTTGGGTACATCGTAGTTCTGAGCAATGTAAACCCCACACACAGTTCCTACTATGAACGAGAAGCCACTCTTGATTATCCCCATCGCGGCTGCTGCTGCTTCTACTATAAGGGTTTTTCGGGGATGATGTTTTTTGGTTGGTGGAAAGATCGGGAACCCAAGTAGAGGAGACCGGCGTTTTCTTAGCGACGTAGGCGTGGCAGGCACGGGCCGAAGAGAACGGGAGAAATAACAAAAGGAGTAGCCGAGGTTTGGAGTCCATAGAAGTATGGTTTCGGTttcgtgttttttatttaaaaatatactaaaataatatatttttttaaaatattatttttaaaattaatgtattaaaatgatataaaaaaattaaaaaattaaaaaaattatatttttttaaaatatttttaaaacataaaaataaaccgGGCCTAAAAGGTTCTTTAGTCCAGcttttagaaattttaattttttattttaaattaattttttatataattttagattattttatatgataatataaaaataaaatttttaaaaataaataaaaatattattttaatatattaaaaaataatatctatcaCTATTCCACGAAACCTTAAATCATGATctttatagaaaaacaaaaagtaaattAAGATGTACTTGAGTCTTAGCTTAACTACTATtagtattcttttttctttaaaaaactttgttacaattgtttttatgtaattaaagaAAGGATCGTGGTTAAGATCAGATAAAAATGTCacgagaagtttttttttatttttttaaataaaagaaatagagtttttagaaactttgtttataaaaaaaaaaagagcaaaagaatttttaaaaatgtttggaTAAGAGGtagcttgtgtttttttttagtaaactACCCGCGTTGCtgatcatattaaaattatttctaacataATAAAAGAACATATATGTGTCCTAGCATGTTTTCTAAcgtaaaaaattgattgaaattaagaaaagaactAAGATAATtaggatagaaaaaaaaaatgaaggacaggaaaaaaatgaattttttttaaaatttaatttttttaatgtttttgatttgttttaatatgttatataaaaaataaattaaaaaatattattttaaaatattttcaaataaaaatactttaaaaagtaatattacattaagaagaagaagaagtaaaaCCATGGTTAAGATCTACGTGAACTATAACTTAACTGCTATTAGtattcctctttcttttttaaaaaaattgatacaattttgtttttgtaattaaagaaaatatcatgGTTAAGATCCGATAAAGATGTCATGATGAGttcgattttttttagaaaaaaaaagtttttagaaGCTttgtttatggaaaaaaaatagagaaaaataatCATTGTATTATAAACTACCGTGCTACAGGtcgaattaaaattattttaaatgtaaaaataaaacatgtatgTGTTCCTAACATGTTttctagcataaaaaaaacttaattgaaattgaaaaaaaaaatctaagataatttggattgaaaaaaaatgaaggaccAGAAAAAGGAATTactattaaaatccaaaattagtTTACATGGGCTTAGTTGTGAGTCAgattaaaaattactattaaaatccaaaattagtTTACATGGGCTTGTGAGTCagattaaaaattagttttgatcgcaaaacaaaattttgcagttctgttaatattttaattaatttcaaataaaattaaagatatttttgggCTGGGTTATTTCTTGGCCTGAGTTTTAAACTAATCCAGTCGGAGTCAAAGTGCGGCATGATTGACCTagtaaaaattcaattttacttttttaaaaaagtcaaggCGATGGtgttttaacaatattttttaaatattcagaCAATAACATCTTGAATCAACTTAGATTAACTCGTCAAATATATGACTTAATTagttataacaattttattttttcaaattatttttttatttaagtacataataataaaaatatgcatGCGCATGAAAGCTATCAGATTTACTTGCCTATACAATAACATCTTGAATCAACTTagattaactcatcaaataTATGACTTAATTagttataacaattttatttttttatttaattacataataataaaaatatgcatGCGCATGAAAGCT from the Populus nigra chromosome 1, ddPopNigr1.1, whole genome shotgun sequence genome contains:
- the LOC133676077 gene encoding uncharacterized protein LOC133676077 gives rise to the protein MGIIKSGFSFIVGTVCGVYIAQNYDVPNIKKLATTGLFMAKLVEEKYRKPKSRNDGDD